A window of the Hordeum vulgare subsp. vulgare chromosome 5H, MorexV3_pseudomolecules_assembly, whole genome shotgun sequence genome harbors these coding sequences:
- the LOC123397494 gene encoding auxin-induced in root cultures protein 12-like produces MASLTTMHHGRRSILQLALLLLAASPAAMLPAGGGACESEEFPAGRSYATCADLPTLGASLHWTYDAATSSLSLAFAAKPPGASGAGWVAWGINPTGDGMKGAQTLVAFKSSGAYVVNTYNLTGYRPLSAWSTPIAFEAAELAADEGADGKVRLYGTLQLPKGMEAVNHIWQVGSMVANGVPAKHAFTPENLEAKGSLVLTGAGATDAAPAPMTGGPSGEEATSNLETETAPEAAPTPVAGGPSTEEAAGNLEKGNAPSPAPAPSSGSATATTTYALAPVFVLILAFAGFLVTV; encoded by the coding sequence ATGGCATCCTTGACGACGATGCACCACGGGCGCCGCTCCATTCTCCAGCTGGCCCTCCTGCTGCTGGCAGCGTCACCGGCGGCAATGCTCCcggccggcggcggagcctgCGAGAGCGAGGAGTTCCCGGCCGGCAGGAGCTACGCGACGTGCGCGGACCTCCCGACCCTCGGCGCCTCGCTGCACTGGACCTACGACGCGGCGACCTCGTCGCTTTCCCTGGCGTTCGCGGCCAAGCCGCCCGGCGCGAGCGGCGCCGGCTGGGTGGCCTGGGGGATCAACCCCACCGGCGACGGCATGAAGGGCGCGCAGACGCTCGTCGCCTTCAAGAGCAGCGGCGCATACGTCGTGAACACGTACAATCTCACCGGGTACCGCCCGCTCAGCGCGTGGTCCACGCCGATCGCGTTCGAGGCCGCCGAGCTCGCCGCCGACGAGGGCGCCGACGGGAAGGTGCGGCTCTACGGCACGCTGCAGCTGCCCAAGGGCATGGAAGCTGTGAACCACATCTGGCAGGTAGGGTCGATGGTGGCCAATGGGGTGCCGGCTAAGCACGCGTTCACGCCGGAGAACCTGGAGGCGAAGGGCAGTCTCGTGCTCACCGGTGCCGGAGCGACGGACGCCGCCCCGGCTCCGATGACCGGTGGCCCGTCGGGCGAGGAGGCTACTAGCAACTTAGAAACGGAGACCGCTCCCGAGGCCGCGCCGACCCCGGTGGCCGGTGGCCCGTCGACTGAGGAGGCTGCTGGTAACCTGGAGAAGGGGAACGCGCCGTCACCAGCACCGGCGCCGTCCAGCGGGTCGGCAACGGCAACCACCACGTACGCCTTGGCTCCGGTGTTCGTCTTGATTCTGGCGTTCGCGGGTTTCTTGGTGACTGTATAA